Proteins encoded within one genomic window of Carassius gibelio isolate Cgi1373 ecotype wild population from Czech Republic chromosome A4, carGib1.2-hapl.c, whole genome shotgun sequence:
- the LOC127979758 gene encoding cell surface glycoprotein 1-like isoform X1 → MDVIKLTFLVFLYQQLLWQGNVWSQAANTTVSTTPPPQDDPDSGDNATVSTTPPPQDDPDSGDNVTVSTTPPPQDDPDSGDNVTVSTTPPPQDDPDSGDNATVSTTPPPQDDPDSGDNATVSTTPPPQDDPDSGDNATVSTTPPPQDDPDSGDNATVSTTPPPQDDPDSGDNATVSTTPPPQDATDSGDNATVSTTTPQDDYSGDNRTTSWLQMLP, encoded by the exons ATGGACGtgattaaattaacttttttggtGTTTCTTTATCAGCAGTTGCTATGGCAAg GAAACGTCTGGAGTCAGGCTGCGAACACCACCGTCAGCACGACGCCGCCGCCTCAGGACGACCCCGACTCTGGGGATAACGCCACCGTCAGCACGACGCCGCCGCCTCAGGACGACCCCGACTCTGGGGATAACGTCACCGTCAGCACGACGCCGCCTCCTCAGGATGACCCCGACTCTGGGGATAACGTCACCGTCAGCACGACGCCGCCGCCTCAGGATGACCCCGACTCTGGGGATAACGCCACCGTCAGCACGACGCCGCCGCCTCAGGACGACCCCGACTCTGGGGATAACGCCACCGTCAGCACGACGCCGCCGCCTCAGGATGACCCCGACTCTGGGGATAACGCCACCGTCAGCACGACGCCGCCGCCTCAGGATGACCCCGACTCTGGGGATAACGCCACCGTCAGCACGACGCCGCCGCCTCAGGATGACCCCGACTCTGGGGATAACGCCACCGTCAGCACGACGCCGCCGC CTCAGGACGCCACCGACTCTGGGGATAACGCCACCGTCAGCACAACGACGCCTCAGGACGACTACTCTGGGGATAACAGGACCACGAGCTGgcttcaaatgttgccttga
- the LOC127979758 gene encoding integumentary mucin A.1-like isoform X3, translating into MDVIKLTFLVFLYQQLLWQGNVWSQAANTTVSTTPPPQDDPDSGDNATVSTTPPPQDDPDSGDNVTVSTTPPPQDDPDSGDNVTVSTTPPPQDDPDSGDNATVSTTPPPQDDPDSGDNATVSTTPPPQDDPDSGDNATVSTTPPPQDATDSGDNATVSTTTPQDDYSGDNRTTSWLQMLP; encoded by the exons ATGGACGtgattaaattaacttttttggtGTTTCTTTATCAGCAGTTGCTATGGCAAg GAAACGTCTGGAGTCAGGCTGCGAACACCACCGTCAGCACGACGCCGCCGCCTCAGGACGACCCCGACTCTGGGGATAACGCCACCGTCAGCACGACGCCGCCGCCTCAGGACGACCCCGACTCTGGGGATAACGTCACCGTCAGCACGACGCCGCCTCCTCAGGATGACCCCGACTCTGGGGATAACGTCACCGTCAGCACGACGCCGCCGCCTCAGGATGACCCCGACTCTGGGGATAACGCCACCGTCAGCACGACGCCGCCGCCTCAGGACGACCCCGACTCTGGGGATAACGCCACCGTCAGCACGACGCCGCCGCCTCAGGATGACCCCGACTCTGGGGATAACGCCACCGTCAGCACGACGCCGCCGC CTCAGGACGCCACCGACTCTGGGGATAACGCCACCGTCAGCACAACGACGCCTCAGGACGACTACTCTGGGGATAACAGGACCACGAGCTGgcttcaaatgttgccttga
- the LOC127979740 gene encoding mucin-5AC-like, which yields MDVIKFTLLVFLYQQLLCQGNVWSVPAPQLDYPAVNTTTKAAPQADDPSANATTTKAAPQADDPAANATTTKAAPQADDPAANATTTKAAPQADDPAANATTTKAAPQADDPAANATTKAVPQADDPAANATTTKAAPQADDPAANATTTTKAAPQADDPAANATTTKAAPQADDPAANATTKAVPQADDPAANATTTKAAPQADDPAANATTTTKAAPQADDPAANATTTKAAPQADDPAANATTTKAAPKADDPAANATTTKAASQADDPAANATTTKAAPQADDPAANATTKAAPQADDPAANATTKAAPQADDPAANATTKAAPQADDPAANATTTKAAPQADDPTANATTTKAAPQTDDPSANANTTKAAPQADGPAANATTKAAPQADDPAANATTTKAAPQADDPAANATTKAAPQADDPAANATTKAAPQADNPAANATTKAAPQADDPAANATKAAPQADDPAANATTTKAAPQADDPAANATTTKAAPQADDPAANATTKAVPEADDPAANATTKAAPQADDPAANATTKAAPQADDPSANATTTKAAPQADDPAANATTKAAPQADDPAANATTKAAPQADDPAANATTTKAAPQADDPAANATTKAAPQADDPAANATTKAAPQADDPAANATTTKAAPQADDPAANATTTKAAPQADDPSANTTTTKAAPQADDPSANTTTTKAAPQADDPSANTTTTKAAPQADDPAANATTKAVPQVDDPAANAATTTKAAPQADDPTANATTTKAAPQADDPAANATTTKAAPQADDPAANATTTKAAPQADDPAANATTTKAAPQADDPSANATKAAPQADDPSANATTTTTKAAPQADDPSANATTTTKAAPQADDPSANATTTTKAAPQADDPAANATTTKAAPQADDPAANATTTKAAPQADDPAANATTTKAPPQADDPSANTTTKAPPQADDPSANTTTTKAPPQADDPSANTTTTKAPPQADDPSANTTTKAPPQADDPSANTTTKAPPQADDPSANTTTTKAPPQADDPSANTTTTKAPPQADDPSANTTTTKAPPQADDPSANTTTTKAPPQADDPSANTTTTKAAPQADDPSANATTTKAAPQADDPSANATTTKAAPQADDPSANATTTKAAPQADDPSANATTTKAVPQADDPSANTTTSRLQTFLSPVEWVSGVV from the exons ATGGATGTGATTAAATTTACTCTTTTGGTGTTTCTTTATCAGCAGTTGCTATGTCAAG GAAACGTATGGAGTGTTCCGGCACCTCAGCTGGACTATCCCGCAGTTAACACtaccaccaaggcggcgcctcaggcGGACGATCCCTCCGCTAACGCcaccaccaccaaggcggcgcctcaggcagacgatcccgcagctaatgccaccaccaccaaggcggcgcctcaggcagacgatcccgcagctaatgccaccaccaccaaggcggcgcctcaggcagacgatcccgcagctaatgccaccaccaccaaggcagcgcctcaggcagacgatcccgcagctaatgccaccaccaAGGCAGTGCCTCAGGCGGACGATcccgcagctaatgccaccaccaccaaggcggcacctcaggcagacgatcccgcagctaatgccaccaccaccaccaaggctgcgcctcaggcagacgatcccgcagctaatgccaccaccaccaaggcggcgcctcaggcggacgatcccgcagctaatgccaccaccaAGGCAGTGCCTCAGGCGGACGATcccgcagctaatgccaccaccaccaaggcggcacctcaggcagacgatcccgcagctaatgccaccaccaccaccaaggctgcgcctcaggcggacgatcccgcagctaatgccaccaccaccaaggctgcgcctcaggcggacgatcccgcagctaatgccaccaccaccaaggcggcgcctAAGGCGGACGATCCCGCAGCTAACGCCACTACCACCAAGGCGGCATCTCAGGCGGACGATCCCGCAGCTAACGCCACtaccaccaaggcggcgcctcaggcagacgatcccgcagctaatgccaccaccaaggcggcgcctcaggcagacgatcccgcagctaatgccaccaccaaggcggcgcctcaggcagacgatcccgcagctaatgccaccaccaag gctgcgcctcaggcggacgatcccgcagctaatgccaccaccaccaaggcggcgcctcaggcagacgatcccacagctaatgccaccaccaccaaggcggcgcctcagACGGACGATCCCTCCGCTAACGCCAACACCACCAAGGCGGCGCCGCAGGCGGACGGTcccgcagctaatgccaccaccaaggcggcgcctcag gcagacgatcccgcagctaatgccaccaccaccaaggcggcgcctcaggcagacgatcccgcagctaatgccaccaccaaggcggcacctcaggcggacgatcccgcagctaatgccaccaccaag gcggcgcctcaggcggacaatcccgcagctaatgccaccaccaaggcggcgcctcaggcggacgatcccgcagctaatgccaccaaggcggcgcctcaggcagacgatcccgcagctaatgccaccaccaccaaggcggcgc ctcaggcagacgatcccgcagctaatgccaccaccaccaaggcggcgcctcaggcagacgatcccgcagctaatgccaccaccaAGGCGGTGCCTGAGGCAGACGATcccgcagctaatgccaccaccaaggcggcgcctcaggcagacgatcccgcagctaatgccaccaccaaggcggcgcctcag gcAGACGATCCCTCCGCTAACGCcaccaccaccaaggcggcgcctcaggcggacgatcccgcagctaatgccaccaccaag gcggcgcctcaggcagacgatcccgcagctaatgccaccaccaaggcggcgcctcaggcagacgatcccgcagctaatgccaccaccaccaaggcggcgcctcaggcagacgatcccgcagctaatgccaccaccaaggcggcacctcaggcggacgatcccgcagctaatgccaccaccaag gcggcgcctcaggcggacgatcccgcagctaatgccaccaccaccaaggcggcgcctcaggcagacgatcccgcagctaatgccaccaccaccaaggcggcgcctcaggcGGACGATCCCTCCGCTAACACCACtaccaccaaggcggcgcctcaggcGGACGATCCCTCCGCTAACACCACtaccaccaaggcggcgcctcaggcGGACGATCCCTCCGCTAACACCACtaccaccaaggcggcgcctcaggcagacgatcccgcagctaatgccaccaccaaggcagtgcctcaggtggacgatcccgcagctaatgccgccaccaccaccaaggctgcgcctcaggcggacgatcccacagctaatgccaccaccaccaaggcggcgcctcaggcagacgatcccgcagctaatgccaccaccaccaaggcggcgcctcaggcagatgatcccgcagctaatgccaccaccaccaaggcggcgcctcaggcagacgatcccgcagctaatgccaccaccaCCAAG gcggcgcctcaggcGGACGATCCCTCCGCTAACGccaccaaggcggcgcctcaggcGGACGATCCCTCCGCTAacgccaccaccaccacca ccaaggcggcgcctcaggcGGACGATCCCTCCGCTAacgccaccaccaccaccaaggcggcgcctcaggcGGACGATCCCTCCGCTAacgccaccaccaccaccaaggcggcgcctcag gcggacgatcccgcagctaatgccaccaccaccaaggcggcgcctcaggcggacgatcccgcagctaatgccaccaccaccaaggcggcgcctcaggcggacgatcccgcagctaatgccaccaccaCCAAGGCGCCGCCTCAGGCGGACGATCCCTCCGCTAACACCACCACCAAGGCGCCGCCTCAGGCGGACGATCCCTCCgctaacaccaccaccaccaaggcgccgcctcaggcggacgatccctccgctaacaccaccaccaccaaggcgCCGCCTCAGGCGGACGATCCCTCCGCTAACACCACCACCAAGGCGCCGCCTCAGGCGGACGATCCCTCCGCTAACACCACCACCAAGGCGCCGCCTCAGGCGGACGATCCCTCCgctaacaccaccaccaccaaggcgccgcctcaggcggacgatccctccgctaacaccaccaccaccaaggcgccgcctcaggcggacgatccctccgctaacaccaccaccaccaaggcgccgcctcaggcggacgatccctccgctaacaccaccaccaccaaggcgccgcctcaggcggacgatccctccgctaacaccaccaccaccaaggcggcgcctcag GCGGACGATCCCTCCGCTAACGCcaccaccaccaaggcggcgcctcaggcGGACGATCCCTCCGCTAACGCcaccaccaccaaggcggcgcctcaggcGGACGATCCCTCGGCTAACGCcaccaccaccaaggcggcgcctcaggcGGACGATCCCTCCGCTAATGCCACCACCACCAAGGCGGTGCCTCAGGCGGACGATCCCTCCGCTAACACCACCACAAGCCGGCTTCAAACATTTTTGAGTCCTGTTGAATGGGTTTCAGGTGTTGTCTAG
- the LOC127979758 gene encoding cell surface glycoprotein 1-like isoform X2: MDVIKLTFLVFLYQQLLWQGNVWSQAANTTVSTTPPPQDDPDSGDNATVSTTPPPQDDPDSGDNVTVSTTPPPQDDPDSGDNVTVSTTPPPQDDPDSGDNATVSTTPPPQDDPDSGDNATVSTTPPPQDDPDSGDNATVSTTPPPQDDPDSGDNATVSTTPPPQDATDSGDNATVSTTTPQDDYSGDNRTTSWLQMLP, from the exons ATGGACGtgattaaattaacttttttggtGTTTCTTTATCAGCAGTTGCTATGGCAAg GAAACGTCTGGAGTCAGGCTGCGAACACCACCGTCAGCACGACGCCGCCGCCTCAGGACGACCCCGACTCTGGGGATAACGCCACCGTCAGCACGACGCCGCCGCCTCAGGACGACCCCGACTCTGGGGATAACGTCACCGTCAGCACGACGCCGCCTCCTCAGGATGACCCCGACTCTGGGGATAACGTCACCGTCAGCACGACGCCGCCGCCTCAGGATGACCCCGACTCTGGGGATAACGCCACCGTCAGCACGACGCCGCCGCCTCAGGACGACCCCGACTCTGGGGATAACGCCACCGTCAGCACGACGCCGCCGCCTCAGGATGACCCCGACTCTGGGGATAACGCCACCGTCAGCACGACGCCGCCGCCTCAGGATGACCCCGACTCTGGGGATAACGCCACCGTCAGCACGACGCCGCCGC CTCAGGACGCCACCGACTCTGGGGATAACGCCACCGTCAGCACAACGACGCCTCAGGACGACTACTCTGGGGATAACAGGACCACGAGCTGgcttcaaatgttgccttga